Proteins from one Triticum aestivum cultivar Chinese Spring chromosome 7A, IWGSC CS RefSeq v2.1, whole genome shotgun sequence genomic window:
- the LOC123147292 gene encoding predicted GPI-anchored protein 33: MPRQFLGKKVRSQEAPPASSTTPTRAATAAASRTTTTAAPPSTVITSTGAVAASSHGRSRTPTHGDCSTGMTTAAAPSEASITLTNATTASSHMRSMAPTRGEGSSRLTSTVTPSDASVKSTGATTASSHMQSMAPTPGEGDCNQCSNSIHNDCNQL; this comes from the exons ATGCCAAGACAGTTTCTTGGTAAGAAGGTGAGGTCACAGGAGGCTCCACCCGCATCCTCAACTACGCCAACAAGGGCGGCCACGGCGGCAGCCTCAAGAACGACAACAACGGCGGCTCCACCATCGACTGTAATAACATCAACTGGTGCAGTGGCGGCCTCAAGCCATGGACGGTCGAGGACGCCGACACACGGTGACTGTTCCACAGGAATGACGACAGCGGCGGCTCCGTCTGAGGCTTCTATAAC CCTCACTAACGCAACGACTGCCTCAAGCCATATGAGGTCGATGGCGCCGACACGAGGTGAGGGGTCCTCAAGACTGACATCAACGGTAACTCCATCCGATGCCTCAGTAAAGTCAACTGGCGCAACGACTGCCTCAAGCCATATGCAGTCGATGGCGCCGACACCAGGTGAGGGAGATTGCAACCAGTGTAGTAACTCCATCCACAACGATTGCAACCAGTTATAA
- the LOC123149869 gene encoding photosystem II stability/assembly factor HCF136, chloroplastic, whose product MQQLVVKRSWIRGQEAQPQTAAPQRPVPAMATATAALHLLLPTRRRGRLLVPRACQADSSTTTSRRGLIADTATAAVAAAAAPLLLPRLPAARAEDLSEWERVGLPIDPGVVLLDIAFVPDDASHGFLLGTRQTILETKDGGRTWFPRSIPSAEDEDFNYRFNSVSFSGKEGWIVGKPAILLHTKDAGDSWERIPLSAQLPGDMVYIQATGEQSAEMVTDEGAIYVTSNRGYNWKAAVQETVSATLNRTVSSGISGASYYTGTFNTVNRSPDGSYVAVSSRGNFFLTWEPGQLYWQPHNRAVARRIQNMGWRADGGLWLLVRGGGLFLSKGTGIVEDFEEASVQSRGFGILDVGYRSKDEAWAAGGSGVLLKTTNGGKTWVRDRAADNIPGNLYSVKFIGDNQGFVLGNDGVLLRYVG is encoded by the exons ATGCAGCAGCTCGTGGTGAAGAGAAGTTGGATAAGGGGGCAGGAGGCGCAGCCACAGACAGCAGCACCGCAGCGCCCCGTTCCCGCcatggccaccgccaccgccgcgctccacctcctcctccccacccgcCGCCGGGGACGCCTCCTCGTCCCCCGCGCCTGCCAGGCCgactcctccaccaccacgtctCGCCGCGGCCTCATTGCCGACACCGCCAccgcggccgtcgccgccgccgccgcgccgctgctgctgccccggCTCCCCGCGGCGCGCGCCGAGGACCTGTCCGAGTGGGAGCGCGTCGGGCTCCCCATCGACCCCGGCGTCGTGCTCCTCGACATCGCCTTCGTCCCCGACGACGCCTCCCACG GGTTCCTCCTGGGAACGAGGCAGACGATCCTGGAGACCAAGGACGGCGGGCGCACCTGGTTCCCGCGCTCCATCCCGTCGGCGGAGGACGAGGACTTCAACTACAGGTTCAACTCCGTCAGCTTCAGCGGCAAGGAGGGGTGGATCGTCGGCAAGCCGGCCATCCTGCTGCACACCAAGGACGCCGGCGACAGCTGGGAGAGGATCCCGCTCAGCGCCCAGCTCCCAGGGGACATG GTTTACATCCAGGCTACCGGGGAGCAGAGCGCGGAGATGGTGACCGACGAGGGGGCCATCTACGTGACCTCCAACCGCGGCTACAACTGGAAGGCCGCCGTGCAGGAGACCGTGTCGGCCACTCTCAACAG AACAGTTTCAAGCGGCATTAGCGGTGCGAGTTACTACACCGGCACTTTCAACACGGTGAACCGCTCGCCTGACGGCAGCTACGTCGCTGTCTCCAGCCGCGGGAACTTCTTCTTGACTTGGGAGCCTGGGCAG CTATATTGGCAACCGCACAACAGGGCTGTGGCGCGGCGGATACAGAACATGGGATGGAGAGCAGATGGTGGGCTCTGGCTCCTCGTCCGCGGCGGTGGACTCTTCCTCAGTAAAGGAACAGGG ATAGTTGAGGACTTTGAGGAAGCATCGGTGCAAAGTCGCGGGTTTGGAATTCTGGACGTGGGCTACCGCTCAAAG GATGAGGCATGGGCTGCCGGTGGGAGTGGCGTCCTGCTGAAAACAACCAACGGCGGCAAGACCTGGGTTCGCGACAGGGCCGCAGATAACATCCCCGGCAACCTCTACTCCGTAAA GTTCATTGGAGACAACCAAGGTTTCGTGCTAGGAAACGACGGCGTCTTGCTCCGATATGTTGGCTGA